Proteins found in one Paenibacillus borealis genomic segment:
- a CDS encoding ATP-grasp domain-containing protein: MKRVLFINLRSHKVERMEPLYAARNLNVKVTLLADKKPGVDEGFIDDYIITDTYDMKACLEIVKEYAAKTKIHGVVTWADKDVELASLIGEALQLKTLSIAASTGARNKFEMRKKIESVFPELCPQFRQVRTWEDLMSAQAEIGFPAIFKPVGASGSKSIFKVNAESDLPDIYRSMVETTRIEKDKVYSYYPSEYIYEEFLEGDEISIEGLIDQGQIIIAGIIDKYVTEDYSLEYKEIFPSQKNSEDLKQYQIQIKQALTALQFDNCAFHAECKVKGSKLKVIEIAARPAGGFITSHLIPIVTGISFHEEVINNAVGEAVNQDMDMVVWQNNVPSNVVLGHLDLLSQQAGVVTQIAGIEDVFEDKNILYFLPTASVNQQVSLPPDSFGSLYLATCIAKGTSISEVEYSMAKAMQKYKVTIE, encoded by the coding sequence ATGAAAAGAGTACTGTTTATTAATTTAAGATCACATAAGGTAGAACGGATGGAGCCACTTTATGCGGCTAGAAATTTGAACGTGAAGGTTACTTTGCTGGCAGACAAGAAGCCCGGGGTAGATGAAGGATTTATTGATGATTATATTATTACAGATACCTATGACATGAAGGCTTGTCTGGAAATCGTTAAAGAGTATGCTGCAAAGACAAAGATCCATGGGGTGGTCACTTGGGCCGATAAGGATGTTGAACTGGCTTCACTGATTGGAGAAGCTTTGCAGTTAAAAACACTGTCTATTGCGGCTAGTACAGGTGCAAGAAATAAATTTGAAATGAGAAAAAAAATCGAAAGTGTTTTCCCGGAATTATGCCCACAATTTAGGCAGGTTAGAACTTGGGAAGACTTGATGTCAGCACAAGCGGAAATTGGTTTTCCGGCTATTTTTAAACCAGTAGGGGCTTCAGGAAGTAAAAGTATTTTTAAGGTAAACGCTGAATCCGATCTGCCGGATATCTATCGGAGTATGGTAGAGACAACCAGGATTGAGAAAGATAAAGTGTATTCGTACTACCCTTCAGAGTATATCTATGAAGAGTTTCTTGAAGGGGACGAAATCTCGATTGAAGGGCTTATTGATCAGGGGCAGATTATTATTGCCGGAATTATCGACAAGTATGTAACTGAGGATTATTCCCTGGAGTATAAGGAAATATTCCCTTCCCAGAAAAACAGTGAGGATCTCAAACAATATCAAATCCAAATCAAGCAAGCTCTCACAGCCTTGCAATTTGATAATTGCGCGTTTCATGCCGAATGCAAAGTCAAAGGCAGCAAGCTAAAGGTTATTGAAATTGCCGCACGCCCGGCAGGCGGATTCATAACTTCGCATCTTATTCCGATTGTTACGGGAATCTCCTTTCATGAGGAAGTCATCAATAATGCAGTTGGAGAAGCAGTGAATCAAGATATGGATATGGTTGTCTGGCAAAACAATGTCCCCTCAAATGTAGTTCTTGGTCATTTAGATCTACTATCCCAGCAGGCTGGTGTAGTTACTCAAATTGCAGGGATCGAGGATGTATTTGAGGACAAAAATATACTGTATTTCCTGCCTACAGCAAGTGTGAATCAACAGGTATCTTTACCGCCTGACAGCTTTGGCTCCCTGTATCTGGCAACTTGTATAGCCAAAGGAACATCTATATCTGAGGTGGAATATTCGATGGCAAAGGCGATGCAAAAATATAAAGTGACCATAGAATAG